The following coding sequences are from one Shewanella eurypsychrophilus window:
- a CDS encoding efflux RND transporter permease subunit translates to MIEYFTRHPTIANLMMLTLLLMGITSVGQIKRETFPEFAPPYITASVVYPGASPLEVEESLCLRMEDAVDGLDNVEEVKCDAQEGIGTLTLKMTSEADMGRSLVDVQTQINAIKDFPAQIEPPIVKELDWAERVVDIAISADASMPDLKAYAEDLKRRLKIDYGVGLVEVSGFSAHQIRIELNQVDMRRMGLTAGDIADKVGRQNVKMPAGNIELKDKNLLIRFDERKVTPTELASTIISSNSNGSQVRLGDIATITDRFALDEEKISFDGTSAAILNIKKNKAEDALRIKDRVKAFVEAERLVAPLGVTLTLTNDMSSLLKDRLNMMLSNGAQGIVLVFFTMWLFFSLRYSFWVSAGLPVAFMGGLFLMSLFGVSINIMSLVGLLMAIGIMMDDAIVIAESIAAHVDKGLPPHKAVSEGVKKVAPGVISSFITTVLIFGNLLFLDGQMGAVLAAVPTVLIMVLIISLVEAFLILPNHLNHSLSKHHKEREALQFKQKFLARFDHFKNNELVRAVSFTVKWRYATVGITFGVLLLSIALLVGGMVKFVPFPELDGNVAEARLILPPGSSLSETQKLVDELIETAKQTAEQFTQDNDEPAPLLNHVTARFNFNADAGESGPHVATVRLDLLTAEVRNSLIEEFISAWRNNMGKHAAPLSMVFTQPQMGPGGRDIEIRLQSDDIDSLKMASVELQSYLGEFAGVNGIMDDMRPGKEEILVSLKPGAETYGVDGQTIANQLRSAFYGQTADEIQVGPENIKIEVRLNMREAGDLQALSNFPIMLADGKQLPLSAIANLSFERSFVRIQRIDSLRTVTVFGQVDNRTANGNEILAKTNNEFLPKLAQDYPNLRINFEGSAKESAKTGSSMAQGFIIGMFGLFAILSFQFRSYIEPFVVMLAIPLALIGVIWGHYLLGYSMSMPSVMGFVSLAGIVVNDSILLVQYIRHHINEGDSVHEAVVNASRERFRAVFLTSLTTAAGLLPLLLETSLQAQVVKPLVISIVFGIFASTLLVLFAIPCAYAILADFGLIRKHQELRDEEAVTG, encoded by the coding sequence GTGATAGAATATTTCACTCGTCACCCCACTATTGCCAATCTGATGATGCTCACCCTGCTATTGATGGGGATCACCAGCGTTGGCCAGATAAAACGTGAAACCTTTCCTGAATTTGCTCCCCCTTATATCACTGCATCAGTGGTCTACCCTGGGGCATCTCCTTTGGAAGTTGAGGAGAGTCTCTGCCTAAGAATGGAAGACGCTGTCGATGGGCTCGATAATGTTGAAGAGGTAAAATGTGATGCCCAGGAGGGAATAGGCACACTGACACTGAAGATGACCTCAGAAGCCGATATGGGCCGTAGCTTGGTCGATGTTCAGACTCAGATTAATGCAATCAAAGACTTTCCAGCTCAGATTGAACCTCCCATAGTTAAGGAGTTAGATTGGGCCGAACGTGTGGTTGATATCGCCATTTCAGCCGATGCCAGCATGCCAGATCTGAAAGCCTATGCCGAAGATCTAAAACGCCGTTTAAAAATTGATTATGGTGTAGGTTTAGTCGAAGTATCTGGTTTCTCAGCTCATCAAATTCGTATTGAGCTTAACCAAGTCGATATGAGACGCATGGGGCTCACCGCAGGTGATATCGCCGATAAAGTGGGTCGACAGAACGTAAAAATGCCAGCGGGTAATATTGAGCTTAAAGATAAAAACCTGCTGATACGATTCGATGAACGTAAAGTCACACCAACAGAACTCGCCTCAACTATTATCTCGTCTAACAGTAATGGCAGCCAGGTCAGGCTCGGTGATATCGCGACCATCACCGACCGCTTTGCTCTGGATGAGGAGAAGATCAGCTTCGACGGTACCAGCGCAGCCATATTAAACATCAAGAAAAACAAGGCCGAAGATGCCTTAAGAATTAAGGACCGCGTAAAGGCTTTTGTTGAAGCTGAACGCTTAGTCGCGCCACTAGGGGTAACGCTAACCTTAACCAATGATATGTCTTCTCTGCTAAAAGACAGGCTCAACATGATGCTGAGCAATGGCGCTCAAGGTATCGTTTTGGTCTTCTTTACCATGTGGTTATTTTTCTCCCTAAGATACTCATTTTGGGTGTCTGCCGGTCTTCCTGTCGCCTTTATGGGCGGCTTATTCCTGATGAGCCTGTTTGGCGTTTCTATCAATATCATGAGTCTAGTCGGTTTATTGATGGCGATTGGCATCATGATGGATGATGCCATCGTCATTGCTGAGTCGATTGCGGCCCATGTTGATAAAGGGCTGCCTCCCCACAAGGCTGTGTCCGAAGGGGTAAAAAAGGTCGCGCCTGGGGTCATCTCCTCTTTTATCACTACCGTACTCATTTTCGGTAATCTACTTTTCCTCGATGGCCAGATGGGCGCGGTACTCGCAGCAGTGCCAACTGTGCTTATCATGGTGCTTATTATCAGCCTGGTAGAAGCGTTTTTAATTCTACCCAACCACCTTAATCACTCCCTGTCTAAACACCATAAGGAGCGCGAAGCACTGCAATTTAAACAGAAGTTTCTCGCCCGTTTTGATCATTTTAAAAACAATGAGTTAGTCCGCGCTGTCAGCTTCACCGTTAAGTGGCGCTACGCCACGGTCGGCATCACCTTCGGTGTTTTGCTTCTCTCCATTGCGCTGCTGGTCGGCGGTATGGTTAAATTTGTGCCCTTCCCTGAACTCGATGGTAATGTTGCCGAAGCCAGATTGATATTGCCTCCAGGTTCTAGCTTAAGTGAGACGCAAAAGCTGGTCGATGAACTGATTGAAACAGCGAAACAAACCGCTGAGCAGTTTACCCAAGACAATGATGAGCCAGCGCCTCTGCTCAATCATGTTACCGCACGATTTAACTTTAATGCCGATGCGGGCGAATCCGGCCCTCACGTTGCAACAGTGCGGTTAGATCTGCTCACAGCCGAAGTGCGCAACTCATTAATCGAAGAGTTTATCAGTGCATGGCGTAACAATATGGGCAAGCATGCCGCGCCTTTGTCAATGGTATTTACTCAACCTCAAATGGGCCCAGGTGGACGAGATATTGAGATCCGCCTGCAAAGTGATGATATCGACTCCCTTAAGATGGCATCGGTTGAGCTGCAAAGCTATCTGGGTGAGTTTGCAGGGGTCAATGGCATCATGGATGATATGCGCCCCGGTAAAGAGGAGATATTGGTCAGCCTTAAGCCCGGTGCTGAGACCTATGGCGTCGATGGCCAGACGATTGCTAACCAGCTTCGAAGCGCCTTTTATGGTCAAACTGCCGATGAGATCCAAGTAGGCCCTGAAAATATCAAGATTGAGGTGAGGCTTAACATGCGGGAGGCGGGCGATCTTCAAGCTCTGTCCAACTTCCCCATCATGTTAGCCGATGGCAAACAGTTACCTTTATCAGCCATTGCTAACCTCTCCTTTGAGCGCTCTTTTGTGCGGATTCAGCGTATAGATAGCCTGAGAACCGTTACTGTGTTTGGCCAAGTTGATAATCGCACTGCTAATGGCAATGAGATCTTGGCTAAGACCAATAACGAGTTTCTGCCTAAGCTGGCACAAGATTATCCTAATCTGCGCATCAACTTCGAGGGCTCAGCCAAAGAGAGTGCTAAAACTGGCTCATCGATGGCGCAAGGATTTATCATCGGCATGTTTGGTCTATTCGCCATCCTAAGCTTTCAGTTCCGCAGTTATATCGAGCCATTTGTGGTCATGTTAGCGATCCCTCTGGCGTTAATTGGGGTGATCTGGGGACACTATCTACTGGGTTATAGCATGTCTATGCCCTCGGTCATGGGCTTTGTCTCCTTGGCGGGCATAGTGGTGAATGATTCGATACTGCTGGTGCAATATATACGGCACCATATCAATGAGGGCGACAGCGTACATGAAGCTGTGGTCAATGCCAGTAGAGAGCGGTTTAGGGCGGTATTTTTAACTTCGCTCACTACGGCTGCGGGTCTGCTGCCACTGCTATTAGAGACCAGTTTACAAGCACAGGTCGTCAAACCCCTGGTTATCTCAATCGTGTTTGGTATTTTCGCATCTACGCTACTGGTACTGTTCGCCATTCCTTGTGCTTACGCCATCTTGGCCGACTTTGGCTTGATACGTAAGCATCAAGAGTTAAGGGATGAAGAAGCTGTGACGGGCTAG
- a CDS encoding efflux RND transporter periplasmic adaptor subunit — protein sequence MIENKKRLLIPGVALGILALILAVLLKPAPPVVSEHSNARLVDIVSLNKMTIAPKVTGFGRVSPKHIWQGVAQVSGKLTYRNPQLESGRLLPKGTLLLTIDPLEYQLKLAQAQANISATKAKLSRSTQEELNLKMSLEIEDQKLLLVDQEYQRKQTLKKRNLVSSSDVEGQKQALLVQRKLVQDLQSSLRLLPEDRLVTEAQLQVDIAQEQDAQRHLDNTRVILPYDARIAEVNIEVDQVVTTGEMMLAAHRLGKVEIKAELSLTDMSILMRSIGRVTTSDKLPNIERLSLQANIRLNASGLNFDWPGSVTRVSETVDPEQATVGVYVEVDQGVKQLKLPLKPPLTNGMFVSTTIEGAGSEQFVVTEKALHGDKIYLMTKENALKIVAVEVLFRRDEMVAVAGDIHQGDRLILNDLIPAVAGMALITPEQLTATAVENAK from the coding sequence ATGATTGAAAACAAAAAGCGCCTACTGATCCCTGGTGTTGCTCTCGGCATTCTGGCCCTTATCTTAGCTGTGCTATTAAAGCCTGCTCCTCCTGTGGTCAGTGAGCACAGTAATGCAAGACTCGTTGATATAGTGTCGCTAAATAAAATGACAATAGCACCGAAAGTCACTGGTTTTGGAAGAGTTTCTCCTAAGCATATTTGGCAAGGTGTCGCTCAGGTCAGCGGTAAGCTTACCTATCGAAACCCGCAACTAGAAAGCGGTCGTTTACTTCCCAAAGGGACACTACTGCTTACGATAGACCCCCTCGAGTATCAACTCAAGCTTGCCCAAGCTCAGGCTAATATCAGTGCGACCAAAGCTAAATTAAGCCGCAGTACTCAGGAGGAGCTCAATCTAAAGATGAGCTTAGAGATTGAGGACCAAAAACTACTACTGGTCGATCAAGAATATCAAAGAAAGCAGACGCTGAAAAAACGTAACTTGGTCTCAAGCTCAGATGTCGAGGGACAAAAGCAGGCGCTTTTGGTACAGCGAAAACTGGTACAAGATCTACAGAGTTCACTCAGACTTCTACCAGAAGACCGCTTGGTAACCGAAGCCCAGCTTCAAGTTGATATTGCACAAGAGCAAGATGCACAGCGCCATCTGGATAATACCCGAGTGATCTTGCCCTATGATGCACGTATTGCTGAGGTCAATATCGAAGTCGATCAAGTAGTCACAACCGGTGAAATGATGCTAGCAGCCCATAGGCTAGGTAAGGTTGAGATAAAAGCTGAGCTGTCACTCACGGACATGAGCATACTGATGCGCAGTATTGGCCGAGTCACCACCAGCGACAAGCTGCCAAATATCGAGCGGCTCTCTCTGCAAGCCAATATTAGGCTGAACGCGTCGGGACTTAACTTTGACTGGCCAGGAAGTGTCACTCGCGTCTCTGAAACTGTCGACCCTGAACAGGCTACTGTGGGTGTTTATGTTGAAGTGGACCAAGGGGTTAAACAGTTAAAACTGCCTCTAAAACCACCATTAACTAATGGAATGTTTGTCTCAACCACCATTGAAGGTGCTGGTTCAGAGCAGTTTGTGGTGACAGAAAAAGCCCTTCATGGCGATAAGATCTATCTGATGACCAAGGAAAATGCCTTAAAAATTGTTGCCGTAGAGGTGCTGTTCAGACGTGACGAAATGGTCGCTGTTGCGGGTGATATACATCAAGGCGATCGATTAATTCTCAATGATCTGATCCCTGCGGTTGCCGGTATGGCCTTAATCACACCTGAGCAGCTAACCGCCACCGCTGTGGAGAATGCCAAGTGA
- a CDS encoding M48 family metalloprotease codes for MKRFNYCLPILLSFAVCTGCSTQGLVINNIDIGKSLSAIGHTSDALTEVDEKAEILLGQQIATNLLGVAPLLQNQEVQGYVNRVGRWVSMHSERPELPWTFAVLDDMSINAFAVPGGYVVITKGLLLRLNNEAELAGVLGHEISHVLRKHHLNALKKASGMNALSDITSVVLTAKEEDTQSVKLITAGTEIYTRGLDKGDEFESDVMGVVLAARAGYDPYGLPAVLQSLQVINPDDAGISMMFKTHPSFDDRLLRLDNEMNHRFDKFDKQPSVQQRFMQALASL; via the coding sequence ATGAAACGTTTTAATTACTGTTTACCCATTCTGCTCTCCTTTGCTGTGTGCACGGGCTGCTCGACTCAAGGTCTAGTGATAAATAATATCGATATAGGTAAGAGCCTGTCAGCCATAGGTCATACTTCTGATGCCTTGACTGAGGTGGATGAAAAAGCGGAGATCCTGCTAGGGCAACAGATAGCCACTAACTTACTGGGCGTGGCGCCCTTGCTACAAAACCAAGAGGTACAAGGATATGTTAATCGTGTCGGCCGTTGGGTGAGTATGCATTCGGAGCGTCCAGAGTTGCCCTGGACCTTCGCCGTACTCGATGACATGAGCATCAACGCCTTTGCAGTGCCCGGTGGCTATGTAGTGATCACCAAAGGCTTGTTACTTAGGCTCAATAACGAGGCTGAACTAGCTGGCGTGCTGGGGCATGAAATATCCCATGTGTTGCGTAAGCACCATCTCAATGCGCTAAAAAAGGCCAGTGGTATGAATGCACTGTCTGACATCACCAGTGTTGTCTTAACAGCGAAAGAGGAAGACACACAATCGGTTAAACTTATCACTGCGGGTACGGAGATATATACCCGAGGGTTAGATAAAGGTGATGAGTTTGAGTCAGATGTCATGGGCGTTGTACTCGCGGCGAGGGCGGGTTATGACCCTTATGGTTTGCCAGCGGTCTTGCAAAGCTTGCAGGTGATAAACCCCGATGATGCGGGTATTAGTATGATGTTCAAAACCCATCCCTCATTTGACGACAGGCTGTTACGTTTAGACAACGAGATGAACCATCGCTTTGATAAATTTGATAAGCAGCCATCCGTTCAGCAGAGGTTTATGCAGGCATTAGCGAGCCTTTAA
- a CDS encoding peptidylprolyl isomerase gives MARTAAALHILVKHKEQAEDIIKQLQKGAKFDVLAKKHSNCPSGKKGGSLGEFKKGSMVPPFDKVCFTGELITPHLVKTKFGWHVIKVLYRT, from the coding sequence ATGGCAAGAACCGCTGCAGCATTACATATTTTGGTCAAGCACAAAGAACAAGCCGAAGACATCATCAAGCAACTTCAAAAAGGTGCCAAATTTGATGTGCTAGCCAAGAAGCACTCTAACTGCCCGTCAGGCAAGAAAGGCGGCAGCTTAGGCGAGTTCAAGAAAGGCTCGATGGTACCGCCATTCGATAAGGTCTGCTTTACCGGTGAGTTGATAACCCCGCACCTAGTTAAGACCAAGTTCGGTTGGCATGTGATCAAGGTTTTATACAGGACTTAA
- a CDS encoding carbon starvation protein A, producing MLIFFICIALLVLAYKFYSPFVERQAGIDPNAKTPQARFEDGVDYVKVHPVKAYLIQFLNVAGVGPIFGPILGALYGPIALVWIVLGNIIGGAVHDYFSGVLSIKEDGKSLPEIAGHYFNVYFKGVMLVFTAMLLFFVGVVFIMSPAGLLSNLDYFEGTIFANNTFWVLAILAYYFFATMLPIDKIITKLYPLFGLLMIVMTVSIAVALMVSAPQLPEMGDIFAYFDHSHYNNDLLAPNPDGLPVWPLLFVTITCGAISGFHSTQAPIMARCLTNEKYVRPVYYGAMMSEGIVACVWAMAGIAAFPGGYIELKELLDQGGPGMVVNQVATTYLGVAGGIMAIIAVAIFPITSGDTAFRSLRLTVIDAFKIPQSIRNRLLVAVPILVIAYFMTKIDFTLIWRYFAFSNMLLSTSVLWLATKYLFDRGTFHWIVSLPAIIGTSITVSYIMTAGIGLGLPQSLSQPVGIGVAIVSLIGLILAHLKRKGAAKPEAESEN from the coding sequence ATGCTAATATTCTTTATCTGTATTGCGCTCTTGGTACTCGCCTACAAGTTTTACAGTCCCTTTGTAGAACGTCAGGCGGGAATCGATCCCAATGCGAAAACCCCACAAGCTCGCTTCGAAGATGGTGTTGACTATGTCAAAGTTCATCCGGTTAAAGCTTACCTTATTCAGTTTCTAAACGTTGCCGGTGTTGGCCCAATATTCGGTCCAATCCTTGGCGCCTTGTATGGCCCTATTGCGCTGGTTTGGATTGTGCTGGGTAACATCATAGGTGGCGCCGTTCACGATTACTTCTCTGGTGTGTTGAGCATCAAAGAGGATGGTAAGAGTTTACCTGAGATCGCTGGGCACTATTTCAATGTCTACTTTAAAGGCGTGATGCTGGTTTTCACCGCCATGCTGCTGTTTTTTGTTGGCGTAGTCTTCATCATGAGCCCAGCGGGCTTGTTGAGTAACTTAGATTACTTTGAAGGCACCATCTTTGCGAATAACACCTTCTGGGTGTTGGCGATTTTAGCCTACTACTTCTTCGCAACTATGCTGCCAATCGATAAAATCATCACCAAGTTGTATCCACTCTTTGGTCTGTTGATGATAGTGATGACAGTGTCTATCGCGGTTGCCTTGATGGTCAGTGCGCCTCAGCTGCCTGAGATGGGAGATATTTTTGCCTACTTTGACCATAGTCATTACAACAATGACCTGTTGGCGCCAAATCCTGATGGCTTGCCCGTATGGCCATTGCTATTTGTGACCATTACCTGTGGTGCTATCAGTGGTTTCCACTCGACTCAAGCACCAATCATGGCACGCTGCCTGACTAACGAGAAGTATGTTCGTCCCGTTTACTACGGCGCTATGATGTCTGAAGGTATTGTTGCTTGTGTATGGGCAATGGCGGGTATCGCGGCCTTCCCAGGTGGCTACATCGAGCTAAAAGAACTGCTTGATCAAGGTGGGCCGGGCATGGTGGTTAACCAAGTCGCTACCACTTACCTAGGTGTTGCTGGTGGTATTATGGCAATTATCGCTGTGGCTATCTTCCCTATCACATCAGGGGATACGGCCTTTAGATCATTACGCTTAACGGTTATCGATGCTTTTAAGATCCCTCAAAGTATTCGAAATCGCTTGCTAGTGGCTGTGCCTATTTTAGTCATCGCCTACTTTATGACTAAAATCGATTTCACGCTTATTTGGCGCTACTTTGCCTTCTCCAATATGCTGCTTTCAACCAGTGTACTCTGGTTAGCGACTAAGTATTTGTTTGATAGAGGCACCTTCCATTGGATCGTGAGTTTACCCGCAATCATAGGGACGAGTATCACAGTCTCTTACATTATGACAGCTGGTATTGGACTCGGTTTGCCTCAATCTCTGAGCCAACCTGTCGGTATCGGGGTGGCTATAGTTTCTCTGATTGGCCTTATCTTGGCCCATCTAAAGCGTAAAGGTGCAGCAAAGCCTGAAGCTGAGTCAGAAAATTAA
- a CDS encoding sigma-70 family RNA polymerase sigma factor — MQQVAAQAFSQYQSELLAFINRKISHKEDAQDILSAVFIKLLQQTDAPDSPIAWLYQVTKNAIIDYYRTRRPNEELPQDLIAESREESAFSEMSVCMKPMVMTLDEKYRDVLLLSEIEGMKQKAVAERLNLSLPAVKSRVLRGRELLAASLVTCCAPVINAKGKVDDFLPPKKSCGKC, encoded by the coding sequence ATGCAGCAAGTTGCGGCGCAGGCGTTTTCGCAATACCAGAGTGAGTTATTGGCATTTATCAATCGTAAAATCAGCCATAAAGAGGATGCGCAAGATATTCTCAGTGCCGTTTTTATTAAGCTATTACAGCAGACTGATGCACCGGACTCTCCCATTGCTTGGCTTTATCAAGTGACTAAAAATGCCATCATAGATTATTACCGCACCCGTCGCCCTAATGAGGAATTACCCCAAGACCTTATCGCTGAGTCAAGGGAAGAGAGTGCTTTTTCTGAGATGAGCGTGTGTATGAAACCTATGGTGATGACCTTAGATGAGAAGTATCGAGATGTGCTCCTGCTTAGCGAAATAGAGGGGATGAAGCAAAAAGCGGTTGCCGAGCGACTTAACTTGAGCCTTCCAGCTGTGAAGTCTCGAGTGCTGAGAGGTAGAGAGTTGTTGGCTGCCAGCTTAGTGACTTGTTGTGCTCCTGTGATTAATGCCAAGGGCAAAGTTGATGATTTTCTTCCGCCTAAAAAATCTTGTGGTAAGTGCTAG
- a CDS encoding permease, translating to MSPEILAMAREAANMFAFLATELIILFLVISYLVGVLQEFITPEKIQSILSSRNGKGYVIAALLGAITPFCSCSTIPFLKGLLRARAGFGPMMVFLFSSPLLNPIIIGLFVVTFGIKVAVFYFTVALVVAVTAGFVLEKLGFERYVRPEAYEAADASSCGTSCGDEQASPAKAETKSTCCATQSQASQSQVLEPVQAVCCDSLATPTLAVETGCGATATASSSCSASGNASKTPKSESRWMRIWRSTWKDFKQVFPYLMLGISVGAFIYGFIPTELIAKYAGEGMWYAIPVAAIIGIPLYIRAEAVIPLSAALVQKGMALGSVMALIIGSAGASLTEVILLKSIFKNQMIAAFLVVILGMAIGAGYLYSYLF from the coding sequence ATGAGTCCTGAAATTTTAGCCATGGCCCGAGAGGCCGCAAACATGTTCGCCTTCTTGGCAACCGAACTAATTATCCTGTTTCTGGTGATCAGTTACTTGGTTGGTGTACTGCAGGAGTTTATTACCCCTGAGAAGATCCAATCGATATTAAGTTCACGTAACGGTAAAGGCTACGTGATTGCCGCACTCTTGGGCGCTATCACACCATTTTGCTCATGCTCGACCATCCCGTTTTTGAAGGGGCTGCTTAGAGCGAGAGCGGGTTTTGGCCCTATGATGGTGTTCCTCTTCTCGAGCCCACTGCTAAACCCGATTATTATCGGCCTGTTTGTGGTGACCTTCGGCATTAAAGTGGCTGTGTTCTACTTTACTGTGGCGCTAGTGGTTGCTGTGACAGCAGGCTTTGTGTTGGAAAAGCTTGGTTTTGAGCGATATGTACGACCAGAAGCCTATGAAGCGGCTGATGCATCAAGCTGTGGCACGTCGTGTGGTGATGAACAGGCAAGCCCTGCAAAAGCTGAAACTAAATCGACTTGCTGCGCAACTCAGTCACAAGCAAGTCAGTCACAAGTGCTAGAGCCTGTTCAGGCTGTATGTTGTGATTCGCTAGCTACGCCCACACTTGCCGTAGAAACTGGCTGCGGTGCTACTGCAACAGCTTCATCATCATGTAGTGCTTCTGGCAATGCGAGCAAAACACCAAAGAGTGAGAGCCGTTGGATGCGGATCTGGCGGTCAACCTGGAAAGACTTTAAGCAGGTGTTCCCATACCTGATGTTAGGTATCTCAGTGGGTGCATTTATCTATGGCTTTATCCCAACAGAGCTTATTGCTAAGTATGCCGGTGAGGGCATGTGGTATGCGATCCCAGTGGCTGCAATTATCGGTATTCCTCTGTATATCCGAGCCGAAGCCGTGATCCCACTCAGCGCTGCACTAGTACAAAAAGGCATGGCTCTTGGCTCTGTGATGGCGCTGATTATCGGTAGTGCTGGAGCGAGTTTAACTGAAGTTATCTTGCTAAAGTCTATCTTCAAGAACCAGATGATTGCCGCCTTTTTAGTGGTGATATTAGGTATGGCGATTGGTGCCGGTTACCTCTATAGCTATCTGTTTTAG
- a CDS encoding ArsR/SmtB family transcription factor has product MDIEVVAKALKELGHTTRLTIFKRVVRAGFQGVAVGSLQEQLQIPGSTLSHHISSLVSAGLLSQRREGRTLFCVAEFEKLEGVIGFLQDECCIEEECAPKLSTQK; this is encoded by the coding sequence ATGGATATCGAAGTGGTCGCCAAGGCATTAAAAGAGCTAGGCCATACAACACGATTAACCATTTTTAAGCGAGTGGTGCGGGCGGGATTTCAAGGCGTAGCGGTCGGTAGCTTGCAAGAGCAACTGCAGATCCCCGGTTCAACACTTTCACATCATATCTCTAGTCTAGTGTCTGCGGGCTTATTGTCACAAAGGCGTGAAGGTCGTACCCTATTTTGTGTTGCTGAGTTCGAAAAACTCGAAGGAGTGATCGGCTTTCTGCAAGATGAATGCTGCATCGAAGAAGAGTGTGCGCCTAAGCTTTCTACTCAAAAGTAG